In one window of Rhizobium sp. ACO-34A DNA:
- a CDS encoding DUF4345 domain-containing protein, with protein sequence MEFYLPTEFGEQLAFGAAAAMVLIGAFVMFAPGVAMKLFGVQPREGRPEGYGAVRSAGGLIAGFAGTALLVAQPMVYLALGFAVVLAAFGRILSIMSDRGATFLNFLLLIVEVVLAALPIIFVFGLV encoded by the coding sequence ATGGAGTTCTACCTTCCGACGGAGTTCGGCGAGCAGCTGGCCTTCGGAGCGGCCGCCGCCATGGTTCTGATCGGTGCTTTCGTGATGTTCGCACCGGGTGTCGCCATGAAGCTTTTCGGCGTGCAGCCGCGAGAGGGCAGGCCGGAAGGCTATGGCGCCGTCCGTTCGGCCGGTGGTCTGATTGCGGGGTTCGCGGGAACCGCCCTTCTCGTTGCCCAACCCATGGTCTATCTCGCTCTCGGCTTTGCGGTCGTTCTTGCGGCATTCGGGCGTATCCTTTCGATCATGTCGGACAGAGGCGCGACCTTCCTGAATTTTCTACTCTTGATTGTAGAGGTTGTTCTGGCGGCCTTGCCGATCATTTTCGTCTTTGGTCTTGTGTGA
- a CDS encoding primosomal protein N', with translation MRDDSPGLFGSPPRPRVVPVLVPMPAPTAYSYAVPEGMAAEPGSIVQVPLGPRQVIGVVWDGPDAGSVDPKKLRAITKVFDCPPLDLNMRTFLDWVASYTLSPPGYVARMALRAPAAFDPEPMVEGFRFSGIEPEKLTPARRKVLDLAADGLSWTKSGLAHASGVSPSVIDGLVKQGVFETVFLPPPPLVARPDPEFAESRLAGPQKEAADEILEGVRAGGFSVALIDGVTGSGKTEVYFEAIAETLRQGKQVLILLPEIALTANFLERFQDRFGAKPGEWHSDLATKTREKVWRQCATGDIRVVAGARSALFLPFEDLGLIIVDEEHDPAFKQEDRVFYNARDMAVVRARISGFPVVLVSATPSVESQVNSQNGRYRRIHLPTRFAGAALPDLHLIDMRRHPPERGGFISPLLLKAVGKTVERKEQALLFLNRRGYAPLTLCRVCGHRFQCPQCSSWLVEHRFRGQIQCHQCGYAEPTPQSCPECGTLDHLVACGPGVERIAEEVEKHFPDARTLVLSSDLGGVKRLRLELEAIANGEADIVIGTQLVAKGHNFPLMTLVGIVDADIGLANGDPRAAERTFQLLSQVTGRAGRTGRKSHGLLQTFQPMHPVMQAIVSGDAEAFYDREILERERAGLPPFGRLVSVIVSADNRIDAETHARQLRQAAPSESGVAVLGPAEAPLALIRGRHRFRLLVHGRRSSDMQGFVRIMLANGPKERRSIQVQVDVDPQSFL, from the coding sequence ATGAGAGACGATTCGCCCGGACTGTTCGGTTCGCCGCCGCGCCCTCGCGTCGTGCCTGTTCTGGTGCCGATGCCGGCGCCGACGGCCTACAGCTATGCCGTGCCGGAAGGCATGGCGGCCGAACCGGGCTCGATCGTGCAGGTCCCCCTCGGGCCGCGTCAGGTCATCGGTGTCGTCTGGGACGGGCCGGATGCCGGTTCGGTCGATCCGAAGAAGCTGCGCGCCATCACCAAGGTGTTCGATTGCCCGCCGCTTGATCTGAACATGCGCACCTTTCTCGACTGGGTGGCGTCCTACACCCTGTCCCCCCCGGGTTATGTGGCGCGCATGGCGCTTCGGGCGCCGGCTGCCTTCGATCCGGAGCCGATGGTGGAAGGCTTCCGTTTTTCCGGCATCGAGCCGGAGAAACTGACGCCCGCGCGGCGCAAGGTTCTCGATCTCGCGGCTGACGGTCTCTCCTGGACGAAAAGCGGTCTCGCCCATGCTTCGGGAGTTTCCCCGAGCGTGATCGACGGGCTGGTGAAGCAGGGTGTGTTCGAGACAGTGTTCCTGCCGCCGCCGCCGCTGGTGGCCAGACCCGATCCCGAATTTGCCGAATCCCGGCTTGCCGGTCCGCAGAAGGAAGCGGCAGACGAAATCCTCGAGGGCGTTCGCGCCGGAGGTTTTTCCGTTGCCCTGATCGACGGGGTGACGGGATCCGGCAAGACCGAAGTGTATTTCGAGGCAATCGCGGAGACGTTGCGGCAGGGAAAGCAGGTGCTGATCCTTCTGCCGGAAATTGCGCTGACGGCCAACTTCCTCGAACGCTTCCAAGACCGCTTTGGCGCGAAACCGGGCGAATGGCATTCGGATCTGGCGACGAAGACCCGCGAAAAGGTCTGGCGGCAATGCGCGACCGGCGATATCCGCGTGGTGGCCGGTGCGCGCTCCGCTCTCTTCCTGCCCTTCGAGGATCTCGGCCTCATCATCGTCGACGAAGAGCACGATCCCGCCTTCAAGCAGGAGGACCGGGTCTTCTATAACGCCCGTGACATGGCCGTGGTGCGCGCCCGGATATCGGGGTTCCCCGTTGTTCTTGTCTCGGCGACGCCTTCGGTCGAGAGCCAGGTCAACAGCCAGAACGGGCGCTACCGGCGCATTCATCTGCCGACGCGTTTCGCCGGCGCGGCACTACCGGATCTGCATCTCATCGACATGCGCCGGCATCCGCCGGAACGCGGGGGCTTCATCTCGCCGCTCCTGCTCAAGGCCGTCGGCAAGACGGTCGAGCGCAAGGAACAGGCGCTGCTCTTCCTCAACCGCCGCGGCTATGCGCCTTTGACGCTCTGCCGTGTCTGCGGTCATCGCTTCCAGTGCCCGCAATGTTCGAGCTGGCTGGTGGAGCACCGTTTTCGCGGCCAGATCCAGTGCCATCAGTGCGGTTATGCCGAGCCGACGCCTCAGTCCTGCCCGGAATGCGGAACGCTCGACCATCTCGTCGCTTGCGGTCCGGGCGTCGAACGCATCGCGGAAGAAGTCGAGAAGCACTTCCCCGATGCCCGGACGCTGGTGCTTTCCTCCGACCTCGGCGGCGTGAAGAGATTGCGTCTCGAACTGGAGGCCATTGCAAATGGCGAAGCGGACATCGTCATCGGCACCCAGCTTGTCGCGAAAGGGCATAACTTCCCGCTGATGACGCTTGTGGGTATCGTGGACGCCGATATCGGCCTTGCCAATGGCGATCCGCGGGCGGCCGAGCGCACCTTCCAGCTCCTTTCGCAGGTAACGGGTCGTGCCGGGCGAACGGGACGCAAGAGCCACGGCCTGCTGCAGACCTTCCAGCCGATGCATCCGGTGATGCAGGCGATCGTCTCGGGTGACGCCGAAGCCTTCTATGATCGCGAGATCCTGGAGCGCGAGCGCGCCGGCCTGCCGCCGTTCGGCCGGCTGGTGTCGGTCATTGTTTCCGCTGACAACCGTATCGACGCCGAAACCCACGCGCGGCAGCTCAGGCAGGCCGCACCTTCGGAGTCCGGCGTCGCCGTTCTCGGACCGGCTGAAGCGCCGCTGGCGCTGATCCGGGGGCGTCACCGCTTCCGGCTGCTCGTCCATGGTCGCCGTAGCAGCGACATGCAGGGTTTTGTGCGGATCATGCTCGCCAACGGGCCGAAGGAGCGTCGCTCGATCCAGGTTCAGGTCGATGTCGACCCGCAAAGCTTCCTGTAA